In Psychrobacter sp. P11G3, a single genomic region encodes these proteins:
- a CDS encoding GDSL-type esterase/lipase family protein codes for MKLRGRFLMLAGIGLSATISVTGCGSEPTQTALPAGSTVVALGDSLTYGYGANPKTAYPTALAELSKWNVVNAGVNGDTSADVLTRVNEITEQNPDLVLLGVGGNDVLQRIAPDTTRANIIATIDTLQSKNIDVVLIAEPHLSTSALFGKASDNPLYEDIAEAEGIPLYSDGWSTVLSDEALKSDKIHANAAGATDSSLKGCMII; via the coding sequence ATGAAGCTACGTGGTAGGTTCTTAATGCTGGCAGGTATAGGGTTGTCAGCGACTATCAGTGTGACTGGCTGTGGTAGCGAACCGACACAGACGGCCTTGCCCGCTGGTAGCACAGTGGTCGCACTTGGCGACTCATTGACCTATGGTTATGGCGCAAATCCTAAAACAGCGTATCCTACGGCGCTAGCAGAGCTAAGTAAATGGAACGTCGTTAATGCAGGGGTCAATGGTGACACTTCTGCAGATGTGCTTACTCGAGTGAATGAGATCACTGAGCAAAACCCAGATTTGGTTTTACTGGGTGTGGGTGGTAATGATGTATTGCAGCGCATTGCGCCTGATACGACACGGGCTAATATCATCGCAACTATAGACACCTTACAATCCAAAAATATTGATGTTGTCCTAATCGCTGAGCCGCATCTCAGTACTAGTGCTTTGTTTGGTAAGGCCAGTGATAATCCACTGTATGAAGATATTGCGGAAGCTGAAGGCATACCTCTGTATTCTGATGGCTGGTCAACTGTACTGTCAGATGAGGCTCTAAAGTCTGATAAAATTCATGCCAATGCTGCAGGGGCTACAGACAGTTCGCTGAAGGGTTGCATGATTATCTGA
- a CDS encoding TetR/AcrR family transcriptional regulator, with the protein MDARTKILNAASELFLEGGGDALSVRAISKRAGLSTIGIYSHFQGKQGILDALYIEGFNLVREAMDVIPEGRANKEQVLEACLGYLNVGEKYEAHYRLIFGESDAGYQPSIEAIAARDSAFSKLVRVAGSYLLEDASVTQRRQIALDIWAIVHGYVSISHHVVFADELELDWKTMALRVVEVQLDASDLTKAKYQ; encoded by the coding sequence ATGGATGCCAGAACCAAAATACTAAACGCCGCATCTGAGCTTTTCTTGGAAGGGGGTGGGGACGCCTTGAGTGTACGCGCTATATCCAAGCGGGCAGGACTGTCCACCATCGGTATATACAGTCACTTCCAAGGTAAGCAAGGCATACTAGATGCGCTGTACATAGAAGGATTTAACCTAGTCCGTGAAGCCATGGATGTCATTCCAGAGGGTAGAGCAAACAAAGAGCAAGTGCTAGAGGCGTGCCTAGGGTATCTCAATGTAGGCGAGAAATATGAAGCGCATTATCGGCTGATTTTTGGGGAATCTGACGCAGGATATCAGCCCTCAATCGAGGCCATTGCAGCCAGAGATAGTGCATTTTCAAAGTTGGTTCGGGTGGCAGGCTCTTATTTATTAGAAGATGCTAGCGTGACGCAACGTCGGCAAATAGCGTTGGATATTTGGGCAATCGTACATGGGTACGTCAGTATCAGTCACCATGTAGTGTTCGCCGATGAACTGGAGCTAGACTGGAAGACGATGGCACTTCGTGTGGTTGAAGTACAGTTGGATGCCAGTGACCTAACCAAAGCTAAGTATCAGTAA
- a CDS encoding circularly permuted type 2 ATP-grasp protein, translating to MNKKSSQSQSQSQNKSADSNSTDTPPSRAPSFDELQTSKGQYRPVAKAVGHWLDNINMDALNYLNEQAENIFYRKGVTFTVYSDAKNIERMIPFDIIPRIIAASEWKQIEAGCKQRITALNAFLHDIYHDQAIMKADIVPASYVYASGCYEPWMMGIELDKPIYSHISGIDLIRDETGKFCVLEDNLRTPSGVSYMLESRNISETLLADIFTETPIMGISDYPNRLKACLASSTSKYDPQVVILTPGRFNSAYYEHAFLAHEMNVPLVHGYDLVVEDSKVYMQGIRGKVQVDVIYRRIDDPYIDPLAFKSDSILGVSGLMSAYRAGNVVIVNAPGTGVADDKSLYPFVPDMIKFYLNEEPILPNIETYQCRKPDDLEYVLDNLDKLVVKETQGSGGYGMLIGPTSTKKEIEEYRLRLLENPAGFIAQPTISLSTNPTAVSDGIAPRHIDLRPFILSHGDGTVDIVPGGLTRVAMVEGSLVVNSSQGGGIKDTWIIDDSDLDSQQTDKCSPLSSVGVNSSGHANYYDRVQPLETGYESLDDAPMILLLSTASHLIWLGRYSERLYYYDDVIKQLIKGDLKKSQIRHLISHLGFAVDGEVSLTTMKAQMMADLEQNIIPNIVQSIEDNVQEAKGVIGKDTAELYNLIKRLSSAGTYRAATLQLHACNAAMKQENPTVTCFWQLGRHFEQLERAVLLGEDSTEISFEFRHWINELPENTRWRELIRLTNQMIRSKKFSDFALISKEFNLILRQGV from the coding sequence ATGAATAAAAAATCATCTCAATCCCAGAGTCAATCACAAAATAAGTCAGCAGACAGTAACTCAACAGACACTCCCCCATCACGCGCACCAAGTTTTGATGAACTCCAAACGAGTAAAGGTCAGTATCGTCCCGTTGCAAAAGCCGTTGGTCATTGGCTTGATAACATCAACATGGATGCCCTCAATTATTTAAACGAACAAGCAGAAAATATCTTTTATCGTAAAGGGGTCACCTTTACCGTCTATAGCGATGCCAAAAACATCGAGCGTATGATTCCGTTTGATATCATTCCACGCATTATTGCCGCGAGCGAATGGAAACAAATAGAAGCAGGCTGTAAACAACGTATCACCGCTCTCAATGCTTTTTTGCATGATATCTACCATGACCAAGCCATCATGAAGGCAGATATCGTCCCTGCCAGCTACGTCTATGCCAGTGGCTGCTATGAGCCATGGATGATGGGCATTGAGCTGGACAAACCTATCTATTCGCACATCAGCGGTATTGATTTGATTCGAGACGAGACAGGTAAATTTTGTGTGTTAGAGGATAACTTGCGTACCCCATCGGGCGTCTCATATATGCTTGAAAGCCGCAATATATCAGAGACACTATTAGCTGATATATTTACTGAAACGCCTATTATGGGCATCAGTGATTATCCCAACCGTCTCAAAGCCTGTCTTGCCAGCTCAACATCCAAGTATGATCCACAAGTCGTCATTTTAACGCCAGGTCGCTTTAATAGTGCCTATTATGAGCATGCTTTCTTAGCGCATGAGATGAATGTGCCACTCGTCCATGGTTATGATTTGGTCGTTGAGGACAGTAAAGTCTATATGCAAGGCATTCGTGGCAAGGTACAAGTCGATGTGATCTACCGCCGCATTGACGATCCATATATTGACCCGTTAGCCTTTAAATCTGACTCCATATTGGGTGTATCAGGACTAATGAGTGCTTATCGCGCTGGTAACGTGGTGATTGTCAACGCCCCAGGTACGGGCGTGGCCGATGATAAGAGTCTCTATCCTTTTGTACCGGATATGATTAAATTCTATTTAAATGAAGAGCCTATCCTACCTAATATTGAGACATACCAGTGCCGTAAGCCTGACGATCTGGAATATGTGCTCGATAATCTAGACAAGCTAGTGGTAAAAGAAACGCAGGGCTCAGGTGGCTACGGGATGCTTATTGGTCCAACATCAACCAAAAAAGAAATCGAAGAATATCGCCTGCGTCTGCTTGAAAACCCAGCCGGCTTTATTGCTCAACCGACTATCTCATTATCTACTAATCCTACTGCCGTAAGCGATGGTATCGCACCGCGTCATATTGACTTGCGTCCCTTTATCCTCAGTCATGGTGATGGCACAGTAGATATTGTACCCGGTGGTCTGACACGAGTGGCCATGGTTGAAGGGTCTTTGGTCGTCAATTCATCACAAGGCGGCGGTATCAAAGATACTTGGATTATTGATGACAGTGATTTAGACAGCCAGCAAACCGACAAGTGCTCGCCTTTATCATCAGTAGGTGTCAATTCTTCAGGGCACGCGAACTACTATGATCGCGTCCAGCCCTTAGAAACAGGTTACGAGAGTTTAGATGATGCGCCCATGATACTGCTACTCTCTACCGCCAGTCACTTAATATGGCTAGGCCGATATAGTGAGCGTCTGTATTACTACGACGATGTTATCAAACAACTTATCAAAGGCGATCTCAAAAAATCACAGATCAGACATCTAATTAGTCACTTAGGGTTTGCCGTTGATGGTGAAGTGTCACTGACCACCATGAAAGCACAAATGATGGCTGATTTGGAACAAAACATCATACCCAATATCGTGCAATCGATTGAGGATAATGTCCAAGAGGCCAAAGGTGTCATTGGTAAAGATACCGCTGAGTTATATAACTTGATTAAGCGTTTATCAAGTGCTGGCACGTATCGAGCAGCGACTTTGCAGCTACACGCGTGTAACGCTGCGATGAAACAAGAAAATCCGACAGTGACTTGTTTTTGGCAATTAGGGCGTCACTTTGAGCAGCTTGAGCGCGCCGTCTTGTTGGGAGAGGATTCAACAGAGATCAGTTTTGAATTCAGACACTGGATTAATGAATTGCCGGAGAATACGCGCTGGCGTGAGCTTATTCGCTTGACCAACCAGATGATCAGGTCAAAGAAATTTAGTGATTTTGCGCTGATTAGCAAAGAGTTCAATCTCATATTGCGTCAAGGTGTATAG
- a CDS encoding zinc-dependent peptidase produces the protein MFSIIKDWREQRILDNSEFTHADWMHAAERIVILDRLSVDEMTHLFELATLFLADKSFTGAQGFEITNAVRQSIALQACLPILNLGLDWYAGWSSIIIYPGSYKSNSTTVDEFGIVHEGTQHRSGEAWLRGPVILSWKDAKHSGERDGHNVVIHEFVHKLDMMNGRANGFPPLQPDMDPARWTQIMSRDFEDFQTHRKSGLDRYGATNPAEFFAVLSEVFFETPQKLVDAYPDIYEIMVKFFRQTPL, from the coding sequence ATGTTTAGCATCATAAAAGACTGGCGTGAACAGCGCATACTAGATAATAGCGAGTTTACCCATGCCGATTGGATGCATGCGGCTGAGCGTATCGTGATACTCGACAGATTAAGTGTTGATGAGATGACGCATCTATTTGAGCTCGCGACATTGTTTTTGGCTGATAAATCATTTACTGGGGCGCAAGGATTCGAGATTACCAATGCTGTCAGACAATCTATTGCACTACAAGCCTGTTTGCCGATCTTGAACTTAGGTCTTGACTGGTATGCTGGTTGGTCATCCATCATCATCTATCCTGGCTCGTACAAAAGCAACAGTACCACGGTAGATGAGTTTGGTATCGTCCACGAAGGCACTCAGCACCGTAGCGGAGAAGCATGGCTACGTGGGCCTGTCATTCTCTCATGGAAGGACGCGAAACATTCTGGCGAGCGTGATGGACACAATGTTGTTATTCATGAGTTTGTACATAAACTCGATATGATGAATGGCCGTGCCAATGGTTTTCCGCCACTGCAACCTGATATGGATCCTGCTCGGTGGACACAGATTATGTCGCGAGATTTTGAAGATTTTCAAACACATCGCAAGTCAGGGCTTGATCGTTATGGCGCAACCAATCCTGCCGAGTTTTTTGCCGTTCTCAGTGAAGTGTTTTTTGAAACGCCGCAAAAGCTAGTTGATGCTTATCCAGATATTTATGAGATTATGGTGAAATTCTTTCGTCAGACGCCGTTATAA
- a CDS encoding peptidase, with the protein MTYCAAIRLKDGMVFASDTRTNAGVDHISTFRKLYQYGVEGERFMVLQTAGSLATSQAVFNKLQSDIDQRAESNLNTVATLFDAAQMVGECMREKMNHAKAVANSSRDGAFTSSFMLGGQIKGQPPELYLIYPEGNCIKATEDTPFFQLGESKYGKPILDRSVSYNTDVRHAARALMLSFDSTIHSNLSVGMPIDFVLYDNDSLALPNGRRIDERDEYFNTIRHQWSDALRRTLVELPKCPDGYWG; encoded by the coding sequence ATGACCTATTGTGCTGCCATTCGTCTAAAAGACGGTATGGTCTTTGCCAGTGACACACGCACTAATGCCGGTGTTGATCACATATCAACATTCAGAAAGTTGTATCAATACGGCGTTGAGGGCGAGCGCTTTATGGTGTTACAGACAGCTGGTAGCTTAGCGACATCGCAAGCAGTGTTCAATAAACTACAAAGCGACATTGACCAGCGTGCTGAGAGCAACCTCAATACGGTAGCGACGTTGTTTGATGCTGCGCAAATGGTTGGCGAATGTATGCGTGAAAAGATGAACCATGCAAAAGCAGTCGCTAACTCTAGTCGCGATGGCGCCTTTACCAGCTCGTTTATGCTTGGCGGTCAAATCAAAGGACAGCCACCTGAGCTATACCTAATCTATCCTGAAGGCAATTGCATCAAAGCCACAGAAGATACGCCCTTTTTTCAATTAGGTGAAAGCAAATATGGCAAACCTATTTTGGATCGTTCTGTCAGCTATAACACGGATGTAAGACACGCAGCCCGCGCATTAATGCTATCATTTGATTCCACGATTCACTCAAATCTATCAGTCGGTATGCCGATAGATTTTGTACTTTATGACAATGACAGCCTAGCTCTGCCCAATGGCCGACGTATTGATGAGCGTGATGAGTACTTTAATACGATTCGTCATCAGTGGTCAGATGCGTTACGTCGGACTTTGGTTGAATTGCCTAAATGTCCTGATGGTTATTGGGGATAA
- a CDS encoding autotransporter domain-containing protein, translating into MDTNLSPLKISVVAALTLLTGSQVFAEANYGDYGTETALTLARDYAGRYTGSDKEVQAADYMQQRMTIDSSNNQVNRQTFDFVAPRGLFRGQTLTSNNVVVTQKGSADTNRTLFVGAHYDSAVAYPNYENLEALDDNASGSGVLTELTRNLTGIETEHDIQFVAFGAEEGGLNGSKAFVNQLTDAEKSTALGMINLDSLITGDKIYANAGRNAYDDDGNEVAANVSLRENALRIAKALGITLEVNPAIIAPGETEPYEPYGVGCCSDQESFDSIMQVVGFEATNWGLGPDYDGYTQTENPDIPGGYTWHNPALDNEEVLTAAFGEERIAQRMRDYSRIISRLIMEQTNADIIASTKSALNLQNTMGTALKNNATDSHSAVLERANALTLHTLDDAQPFDTESRTQVWVDGSQSYVDADEVQEGTRANIGLYGEYTVQPSWRVGAGVQAANQNNNTVENGIKKDTSYGVQAYSLLGGKDTAWWNTTSLSLSKHDLDVNRTVKLDGNDGINIINNSERGDADADVFSAYNELGYNFLIKKNVAHGAFWGLNYSDTDIDGYTSGNANSRTALKVDSTSSEAWDSELGYQLQYGFDLMGTPAKLQSKIAYVHVIDDGLTDSLSTTSLADGQTREVSITQVDKDDDYGRFELSVSNKVHKNVYAYLNGDTTFARDDKDSSVQLGLQYQF; encoded by the coding sequence TTGGATACTAATTTATCACCGCTTAAGATTTCAGTGGTTGCGGCGCTGACACTGCTTACAGGCTCGCAAGTATTTGCAGAGGCCAACTACGGTGATTATGGTACAGAAACGGCGCTGACGCTTGCCCGTGACTATGCTGGTCGTTATACAGGTTCCGATAAAGAAGTCCAAGCTGCTGATTATATGCAGCAGCGCATGACCATCGATAGCAGTAACAACCAAGTCAATCGTCAAACTTTTGATTTTGTAGCGCCTCGTGGTCTATTCAGAGGTCAAACGTTAACGAGTAATAACGTTGTTGTGACCCAAAAAGGCAGTGCTGATACTAACAGAACGTTGTTTGTCGGCGCACATTATGATTCTGCCGTCGCCTATCCAAATTACGAAAATCTAGAGGCACTGGACGATAATGCTTCTGGGTCTGGCGTCTTAACTGAGTTGACCAGAAACTTGACTGGCATTGAGACAGAGCATGACATTCAGTTTGTGGCATTTGGTGCAGAGGAGGGCGGTCTCAATGGCTCAAAAGCATTTGTTAATCAGCTCACGGACGCAGAAAAATCAACAGCACTAGGCATGATTAACCTAGACAGTCTGATTACAGGCGATAAAATTTACGCCAATGCAGGGCGAAATGCTTATGACGATGATGGCAACGAAGTGGCTGCCAATGTAAGTTTGCGTGAAAACGCACTGCGTATTGCTAAAGCGCTTGGTATTACACTAGAAGTCAATCCAGCTATTATTGCACCAGGTGAGACAGAGCCATACGAGCCTTATGGCGTTGGCTGCTGTAGCGATCAGGAGTCTTTTGATAGTATCATGCAGGTCGTAGGGTTTGAGGCTACTAACTGGGGCCTTGGGCCTGATTATGATGGTTACACACAAACTGAAAACCCAGATATTCCAGGTGGCTATACGTGGCATAACCCTGCATTAGACAATGAGGAAGTACTTACTGCGGCCTTTGGTGAAGAGCGCATAGCGCAAAGAATGCGCGACTACTCTCGTATCATCAGCAGATTGATTATGGAGCAAACCAATGCTGATATCATCGCATCAACCAAAAGTGCGCTCAATCTTCAAAATACAATGGGCACTGCGTTAAAAAATAATGCTACCGACTCGCACTCAGCGGTGCTTGAGCGCGCCAATGCTTTGACATTACATACTCTCGATGATGCGCAGCCTTTTGATACCGAGTCGCGTACTCAGGTTTGGGTAGATGGCTCCCAAAGCTACGTGGATGCTGATGAGGTGCAAGAGGGCACTCGCGCCAATATTGGTCTATATGGCGAATATACGGTACAGCCAAGCTGGCGTGTTGGCGCAGGTGTGCAAGCGGCCAATCAAAACAATAACACCGTAGAAAACGGCATTAAAAAAGACACAAGCTATGGCGTGCAAGCCTATTCCTTATTGGGCGGCAAAGACACGGCTTGGTGGAATACCACATCTCTGAGCTTATCTAAACATGACTTGGACGTTAATAGAACGGTAAAACTGGATGGTAATGACGGCATCAATATTATCAACAATAGCGAACGCGGTGATGCGGATGCTGATGTGTTTAGCGCATACAATGAGCTTGGCTATAATTTTCTTATCAAGAAAAACGTCGCGCATGGTGCCTTTTGGGGTCTGAATTACAGTGATACAGACATAGATGGTTATACTAGCGGCAATGCAAACTCTCGCACTGCGTTAAAGGTTGATAGCACCTCTAGCGAGGCATGGGATTCAGAGCTTGGTTACCAGTTACAATATGGCTTTGATTTGATGGGCACGCCTGCCAAACTTCAAAGCAAAATCGCTTACGTGCATGTTATCGACGATGGTTTAACCGATAGTTTATCGACAACGTCTTTAGCTGACGGTCAAACAAGAGAGGTTAGTATCACTCAAGTAGATAAAGATGACGACTATGGACGTTTTGAGCTGAGTGTGAGTAACAAGGTTCATAAAAACGTTTATGCGTATCTGAATGGCGATACAACCTTTGCACGTGACGATAAAGATAGCTCAGTACAACTAGGCTTGCAATATCAATTTTAA
- a CDS encoding NAD(P)-binding protein, whose product MSIQQLETDYLIIGSGAVGMAFADVLLTETDANIIIVDKHHKPGGHWNDAYSFVTLHQPSSFYGVSSRELCGGMIDKIGLNKGLSELASSAEVMAYFDKVMKHTFLPSGRVKYFPMCKYQGDGKFSSLLSDTSYEVKVNKKIIDGTYFKTSVPATHTPNFEIAKGVKFGPLNDLPSLTKPRDGYVIIGGGKTGIDAVLWLLENQIDPDNITWIMPRDAWLIDRKNTQPSRDFFTHTIGAQATQAEAIAEAENIEDLFNRLEKGGVLMRIDPNVRPQMFHGATISSEELKQLRRVKNIVRKGRVTRLDTDKIYFGEDSISTTPNTMHIDCSARAVPVTETYDVFKGDTVVVQTVRTYQPVFSAAFIAHIEANYDDETVKNELCQVVPIPNHDTDFLVGLVKQMQNQMRWSKEPALREWMINNRLDGFTKLVRASEDTPPEELAILKRLKEAGPKAAANMPKLMGEVMQITAARQAKTANA is encoded by the coding sequence ATGAGTATTCAACAGCTAGAAACGGATTATTTAATCATTGGTAGTGGCGCGGTGGGCATGGCTTTTGCCGATGTGCTGCTCACAGAAACAGATGCTAATATTATTATCGTCGATAAACATCATAAGCCAGGTGGTCATTGGAACGATGCCTATTCGTTTGTCACCTTACATCAGCCGTCGTCTTTTTATGGCGTTAGCTCACGTGAGCTTTGTGGCGGTATGATTGATAAAATTGGTTTAAATAAAGGCTTGTCCGAGCTGGCATCAAGCGCAGAAGTTATGGCGTACTTTGATAAAGTCATGAAGCATACGTTTTTACCAAGTGGCCGCGTGAAATACTTCCCGATGTGTAAGTACCAAGGCGACGGCAAGTTTTCATCATTGCTGTCTGATACCAGCTATGAGGTTAAGGTCAATAAAAAAATCATTGATGGCACTTATTTTAAAACCTCAGTACCAGCGACCCATACCCCAAACTTCGAGATTGCTAAAGGTGTCAAGTTTGGCCCGTTAAATGACTTGCCAAGTCTAACCAAACCCCGTGATGGTTACGTTATTATCGGCGGCGGAAAGACAGGTATTGATGCGGTTTTATGGCTACTAGAGAATCAAATTGATCCAGACAATATCACGTGGATTATGCCAAGAGATGCTTGGCTGATCGATCGTAAAAACACCCAACCCTCTCGTGATTTTTTCACCCATACTATTGGAGCGCAGGCTACTCAAGCAGAAGCGATTGCTGAGGCAGAAAACATCGAAGACCTGTTTAATCGTTTAGAAAAAGGCGGGGTATTAATGCGCATTGATCCAAATGTACGCCCGCAAATGTTCCATGGTGCCACCATTAGTAGTGAAGAGCTTAAGCAATTACGCCGTGTTAAAAATATTGTGCGTAAAGGTCGCGTAACTCGCTTAGATACTGACAAGATTTATTTTGGTGAGGACAGCATTTCTACCACCCCTAACACCATGCATATCGACTGCTCTGCACGGGCAGTACCAGTGACAGAGACGTACGATGTGTTCAAAGGTGATACCGTGGTGGTACAAACCGTACGTACCTATCAGCCTGTATTTAGTGCCGCATTTATCGCCCACATCGAGGCCAATTACGATGACGAAACTGTCAAAAACGAGTTATGCCAAGTGGTACCAATCCCAAATCACGATACAGACTTTTTGGTTGGGCTTGTTAAACAAATGCAGAATCAAATGCGTTGGTCGAAAGAGCCTGCGCTACGTGAATGGATGATTAACAATCGCTTAGACGGCTTCACCAAATTGGTACGTGCCAGCGAAGACACCCCGCCTGAAGAGTTAGCCATCCTTAAGCGTTTAAAAGAAGCAGGACCAAAAGCCGCTGCAAACATGCCCAAACTCATGGGTGAAGTCATGCAAATTACGGCAGCACGTCAAGCCAAAACTGCTAATGCTTAA
- a CDS encoding transglutaminase family protein, producing the protein MKLQISHQTNYYYDELAQRSVQYIRMTPMQMPHQTIHKWDVMLPKVATNQKDGFGNAWLTLSRNEAHNNLQMQASGIVEINTETERLEDMDHVPYLLFTVQTPLTKCSQEMREFAAPYLKTPTHDSLKAMANALIMKMPFVKDVTHVGTTAAEAFATSAGVCQDHTHVFLGILRDQQIPARYVSGYLYDDTENHMASHAWAEVWLDGCWYTFDISNQAFTPSSHVYVAIGRDYLDTAPVRGVRMGGGYENLYSLVLVKKLS; encoded by the coding sequence ATGAAACTTCAAATCAGTCACCAAACCAACTATTATTACGATGAGCTGGCGCAGCGCAGTGTACAGTATATACGCATGACCCCCATGCAAATGCCACACCAAACCATTCATAAATGGGATGTCATGCTCCCTAAAGTGGCGACCAATCAAAAGGACGGCTTTGGTAATGCATGGCTCACGCTCAGTCGTAACGAGGCACATAACAACTTACAAATGCAGGCGTCAGGTATCGTTGAGATCAATACCGAAACCGAACGACTAGAAGATATGGATCATGTCCCCTACCTGCTATTTACCGTACAAACCCCATTGACCAAATGCTCACAAGAGATGCGAGAATTTGCAGCGCCATATCTAAAAACCCCTACTCATGACAGCTTAAAAGCAATGGCGAATGCCCTTATTATGAAAATGCCTTTTGTTAAAGACGTCACGCATGTGGGTACGACCGCTGCTGAAGCGTTTGCGACAAGTGCCGGTGTGTGCCAAGACCATACGCATGTATTTTTAGGTATCTTGCGCGATCAACAGATTCCAGCGCGTTATGTATCCGGTTATCTGTATGACGATACCGAAAATCACATGGCCAGTCACGCATGGGCTGAGGTTTGGCTGGATGGTTGCTGGTATACTTTTGATATCTCAAATCAAGCATTTACCCCAAGCTCACATGTGTATGTGGCGATTGGGCGAGACTATCTAGATACGGCGCCTGTCCGCGGCGTGCGTATGGGCGGCGGTTACGAAAATCTTTACAGTTTGGTATTAGTCAAAAAGCTATCATAG
- a CDS encoding DUF2855 family protein, which translates to MQEFQTNKANLTQARLQETPIHTLGNGEVRVKVDRFAFTANNITYAVMGDQLRYWQFFPPNGDEPEKWGIIPVWGFGDVIESNSDALPVGERLFGYFPPANELIVTPKRVTQSSLLDGSAHRAELPPGYNMYQRVNYEPGYDRANDNQRMLLFVLHLTSFCLHDLLKSNDWFGAEQVVIISASSKTSTGLAYGLVDDKDAPHVISLTSNRNIDFVQSIDAYDSVLSYDTLEQIDATKPTVIVDMSANTDVLSRLHRHLGDNMRYTSNVGLTHWDEPRHTEGIIQERSQQFFAPSHVQQRMKEWGPEEFNKRSMHYIMNSTAKTSAWLKIQELDGVNSLLEVYKDICEGKIAADEGLVVVMGDNEKD; encoded by the coding sequence ATGCAAGAATTTCAGACCAATAAAGCAAACCTAACTCAAGCTCGCCTACAAGAGACGCCTATACACACTCTTGGCAATGGTGAAGTACGTGTCAAAGTTGATCGCTTTGCTTTTACTGCGAATAATATTACTTATGCAGTCATGGGTGACCAATTACGCTATTGGCAGTTTTTTCCGCCAAATGGTGACGAGCCTGAGAAATGGGGTATTATTCCAGTATGGGGCTTTGGCGATGTGATCGAATCAAATAGTGATGCACTACCTGTCGGTGAGCGCTTATTCGGTTACTTCCCGCCCGCCAATGAATTAATCGTAACACCCAAGCGAGTCACGCAGAGCAGCCTGCTGGATGGTAGTGCCCATCGTGCCGAGCTGCCGCCTGGCTACAATATGTATCAGCGCGTCAATTATGAACCTGGTTATGACCGTGCCAATGACAATCAGCGCATGCTACTGTTCGTATTGCACTTAACCTCATTCTGCTTACATGATCTATTGAAGAGTAATGACTGGTTTGGCGCAGAGCAAGTGGTGATTATCAGTGCCTCTAGCAAGACCAGTACTGGCTTAGCATACGGCTTAGTTGATGATAAAGACGCACCGCACGTTATCAGTCTCACCTCAAACCGTAATATAGATTTTGTTCAGTCAATTGACGCTTATGACAGTGTGCTTAGCTATGACACACTAGAGCAGATTGATGCAACTAAGCCGACGGTTATTGTCGATATGTCGGCCAACACTGATGTTCTGAGTCGTCTACATAGACACTTAGGCGATAACATGCGCTACACCAGCAATGTCGGTCTTACGCACTGGGACGAGCCACGTCATACCGAAGGTATCATTCAAGAACGTAGCCAACAGTTTTTTGCGCCCAGTCATGTACAGCAACGTATGAAAGAATGGGGCCCTGAAGAATTTAATAAACGCTCTATGCACTACATCATGAATAGCACCGCAAAAACTAGTGCGTGGTTAAAGATTCAAGAGCTTGATGGAGTCAATAGCTTACTAGAGGTTTATAAAGATATCTGCGAAGGTAAGATAGCTGCTGATGAAGGTTTGGTAGTCGTCATGGGTGACAATGAAAAAGACTAG